One Tamandua tetradactyla isolate mTamTet1 chromosome 20, mTamTet1.pri, whole genome shotgun sequence DNA segment encodes these proteins:
- the GRM6 gene encoding metabotropic glutamate receptor 6, whose translation MAGPRGARAPLLLALLALLAREHVVRAAGSVSLSGGLTLGGLFPVHARGAAGRPCGQLKKEQGVHRLEAMLYALDRVNADPDLLPGVRLGARLLDTCSRDTYALEQALSFVQALIRGRGDSDQAAVRCPGGVPPLRAAPPERVVAVVGASASSVSIMVANVLRLFAIPQISYASTAPELSDATRYDFFSRVVPPDSYQAQAMVDIVRALGWNYVSTLASEGNYGESGVEAFVQISREAGGVCIAQSIKIPREPKPGEFHKVIRRLMEIPNARGIITFANEDDIRRVLEAARQANLTGHFLWVGSDSWGAKTSPILSLEDMAVGAITILPKRASIDGFDQYFMTRSLENNRRNIWFAEFWEENFNCKLTSSGTQSDDSTRKCTGEERIGRDSTYEQEGKVQFVIDAVYAIAHALHSMHQVLCPGHTGLCPAMEPIDGRMLLQYIRAVRFNGSAGTPVMFNDKGDAPGRYDIFQYQAANGSARNGGYQAVGQWAEALRLEVEALQWAGDPREVPPSQCSLPCGPGQRKKMVKGVPCCWHCEACDGYRFQADEFTCQACPGDMRPTRNRTGCRPTPVVRLSWASPWAAAPLLLAVLGIVATVTVVAAFARHNDTPVVRASGRELSYVLLAGIFLIYAITFPLLAEPGPAVCAARRLFLGLGPALSYSALLTKTNRIYRIFERGKRSVTPPPFISPTSQLVITFSLSSVQVVGVMAWLGAQPPHSVIDYEEQRTADPEQARGVLKCDMSDLSLIGCLGYSLLLMLTCTVYAIKTRGVPETFNEAKPIGFTMYTTCIIWLAFVPIFFGTAQSAEKVYIQTTTLTVSLSLSASVSLGMLYAPKTYVILFHPEQNVQKRKRSLKAASTVVAAPKGEDTEDPK comes from the exons ATGGCGGGGCCCAGGGGCGCGCGGGCGCCGCTGCTGCTGGCACTGCTGGCGCTGCTGGCGCGGGAGCACGTGGTGCGCGCAGCGGGCTCGGTGAGCCTGTCGGGCGGCCTCACGCTGGGCGGCCTGTTCCCGGTGCACGCGCGGGGCGCGGCGGGCCGGCCGTGCGGACAGCTGAAGAAGGAGCAGGGCGTGCACCGGCTGGAGGCCATGCTCTACGCGCTGGACCGCGTCAACGCCGACCCCGACCTGCTGCCTGGTGTGCGCCTGGGCGCGCGGCTGCTGGACACGTGCTCGCGCGACACCTATGCGCTGGAGCAGGCACTGAGCTTCGTGCAGGCGCTGATCCGCGGCCGCGGCGACAGCGACCAGGCGGCCGTCCGCTGCCCCGGGGGCGTCCCCCCGCTGCGCGCTGCGCCCCCCGAGCGTGTGGTGGCCGTGGTGGGCGCCTCGGCCAGCTCCGTCTCCATCATGGTCGCCAACGTGCTGCGCCTGTTTGCG ATACCCCAGATCAGCTATGCCTCCACGGCCCCCGAGCTCAGCGACGCCACCCGTTACGACTTCTTCTCCCGTGTCGTGCCCCCTGACTCATACCAGGCCCAGGCCATGGTGGACATTGTGCGGGCTTTAGGATGGAACTACGTGTCCACGCTGGCGTCCGAGGGCAACTATGGCGAGAGCGGGGTGGAAGCCTTTGTGCAGATCTCCCGTGAGGCTG GCGGGGTCTGTATTGCCCAGTCCATCAAGATTCCCAGGGAGCCAAAGCCGGGAGAGTTCCACAAAGTGATCAGGAGACTCATGGAAATACCCAATGCCCGGGGCATCATCACGTTTGCCAATGAGGACGACATCAG GAGGGTCCTGGAGGCTGCTCGCCAAGCCAATTTGACGGGCCACTTCCTGTGGGTTGGTTCGGACAGCTGGGGAGCCAAGACCTCCCCCATCTTGAGCCTGGAGGACATGGCTGTGGGGGCTATCACCATCCTGCCCAAAAGGGCGTCCATCGATG gaTTTGACCAATACTTCATGACCCGCTCCCTGGAGAACAACCGCCGGAACATCTGGTTTGCTGAGTTCTGGGAGGAGAATTTTAACTGCAAACTGACCAGCTCGGGCACCCAGTCTGACGATTCCACCCGCAAATGCACAG GTGAGGAACGCATCGGCCGGGACTCCACCTACGAGCAGGAGGGGAAGGTGCAGTTTGTGATCGATGCCGTGTACGCCATAGCTCATGCCCTCCACAGCATGCACCAGGTGCTCTGCCCTGGGCACACGGGCCTGTGCCCGGCAATGGAGCCCATCGATGGGCGGATGCTGCTGCAGTATATTCGAGCCGTCCGCTTCAATG GCAGCGCGGGGACCCCGGTGATGTTCAACGACAAGGGAGACGCGCCGGGGCGCTACGACATCTTCCAGTACCAGGCGGCCAACGGCAGCGCGCGCAATGGCGGGTACCAGGCGGTGGGCCAGTGGGCGGAGGCCCTCAGGCTGGAG GTGGAAGCCCTGCAGTGGGCAGGCGACCCCCGCGAGGTGCCCCCGTCGCAGTGCAGCCTGCCCTGCGGGCCGGGGCAACGGAAAAAGATGGTGAAGGGTGTGCCCTGCTGTTGGCACTGCGAGGCCTGCGACGGGTACCGCTTCCAGGCAGACGAGTTCACGTGCCAGGCCTGTCCCGGGGACATGCGGCCCACGCGCAACCGCACGGGCTGCCGCCCCACGCCCGTGGTCCGCCTCAGCTGGGCCTCGCCCTGGGCCGCCGCACCCCTGCTGCTGGCCGTGCTTGGCATCGTGGCCACCGTCACGGTGGTGGCCGCCTTTGCGCGCCACAACGATACACCTGTGGTGCGTGCCTCGGGCCGCGAGCTCAGCTACGTGCTGCTGGCCGGCATCTTCCTCATCTACGCCATCACCTTCCCGCTGCTGGCCGAGCCCGGCCCCGCGGTCTGCGCGGCCCGCAGGCTCTTCCTCGGCCTGGGCCCCGCGCTCAGCTACTCGGCGCTGCTCACCAAGACCAACCGCATCTACCGCATCTTCGAGCGCGGGAAGCGCTCGGTCACGCCGCCGCCCTTCATCAGCCCCACCTCGCAGCTCGTCATCACCTTCAGCCTCTCCTCCGTGCAG GTGGTGGGAGTGATGGCGTGGCTGGGAGCCCAGCCTCCACACAGCGTGATCGACTATGAGGAGCAGCGGACGGCGGACCCAGAGCAGGCCAGAGGCGTGCTCAAGTGCGACATGTCAGACCTGTCCCTCATCGGCTGTCTGGGCTACAGCCTCCTGCTCATGCTCACGTGCACTGTGTACGCCATCAAGACCCGCGGCGTGCCCGAGACCTTCAACGAGGCCAAGCCCATCGGCTTCACCATGTACACCACCTGCATCATCTGGCTGGCCTTCGTGCCCATA